In one Lolium rigidum isolate FL_2022 chromosome 3, APGP_CSIRO_Lrig_0.1, whole genome shotgun sequence genomic region, the following are encoded:
- the LOC124695270 gene encoding aspartic proteinase PCS1-like → MEINVKQTARQLVGMESFIVLLFLFLATAEPASYGIGDGGREGKSGGAVLLPLRVQEVAPPPRAPANRLRFRHNVSLTVPVAVGTPPQNVTMVLDTGSELSWLLCNGSILSPPPVPFNASASLTYGAVPCSSPACMWQGRDLPVHPFCDTPPSNACRVSISYADASSADGLLAADTFLLGGAGAPPVPALFGCITSYSSSTGTNNNASDPSEAATGLLGMNRGSLSFVTQTSTRRFAYCIAAGEGPGILILGGDGGGAAPALNYTPLIEISQPLPYFDRVAYTVQLEGIRVGRALLPIPKSVLTPDHTGAGQTMVDSGTQFTFLLGDAYSALKGEFLNQTRPLLAPLGEPEFVFQGAFDTCFRGMEARVAAASRLLPEVALVLRGAEVAVTGEKLLYRVPGERRGDETVWCLTFGSSDMAGMSAYVIGHHHQQDVWVEYDLENGRVGFAPVRCDLATQRLGVRL, encoded by the exons ATGGAGATCAACGTGAAGC AAACTGCCCGCCAATTAGTGGGCATGGAGTCATTTATCGTTCTCCTCTTCCTATTTCTTGCGACAGCGGAGCCGGCGAGCTACGGCATTGGCGACGGCGGCAGAGAAGGGAAGTCTGGTGGAGCGGTTCTCCTTCCGCTCAGGGTGCAGGAAGTGGCGCCTCCGCCGCGAGCGCCGGCGAACAGGCTGCGGTTCCGCCACAATGTGAGCCTGACGGTGCCGGTGGCCGTCGGCACGCCGCCGCAGAACGTGACCATGGTGCTCGACACCGGCAGCGAGCTCTCGTGGCTGCTCTGCAACGGCAGCATCCTGTCGCCGCCGCCTGTGCCGTTCAACGCGTCGGCTTCTTTGACGTACGGCGCCGTCCCCTGCTCGTCACCGGCGTGCATGTGGCAGGGACGAGACCTGCCCGTCCACCCGTTCTGCGACACGCCGCCGTCCAACGCTTGCCGCGTCTCGATTTCCTACGCCGACGCCTCCTCTGCCGACGGACTCCTGGCTGCCGACACCTTCCTCCTCGGCGGCGCAGGTGCCCCGCCTGTACCCGCCCTCTTCGGCTGCATCACCTCCTACTCCTCCAGCACCGGCACCAACAACAACGCCAGTGATCCCTCGGAGGCGGCCACCGGCCTCCTCGGCATGAACCGGGGCAGCCTCTCCTTCGTGACGCAGACGAGCACCCGCCGCTTCGCCTACTGCATCGCCGCCGGCGAAGGCCCAGGCATCCTCATtctaggcggcgacggcggcggcgctgccccGGCGCTGAACTACACGCCGCTGATCGAGATCTCCCAGCCGCTGCCGTACTTCGACCGGGTGGCCTACACCGTGCAGCTGGAGGGCATCCGCGTGGGGCGCGCCCTGCTCCCCATCCCCAAGTCCGTGCTGACGCCGGACCACACGGGGGCCGGGCAGACCATGGTGGACTCTGGGACGCAGTTCACCTTCCTCCTGGGCGACGCCTACTCGGCGCTCAAGGGCGAGTTCCTGAACCAGACGCGGCCGCTGCTAGCCCCGCTCGGCGAGCCGGAGTTCGTGTTCCAAGGCGCGTTCGACACGTGCTTCCGCGGCATGGAggcccgggtggcggcggcgagccgGCTCCTCCCGGAGGTGGCCCTGGTGCTCCGCGGCGCCGAGGTGGCCGTGACCGGGGAGAAGCTCCTGTACAGGGTGCCCGGCGAGCGGCGGGGCGATGAGACGGTCTGGTGCCTGACCTTCGGGAGCTCGGACATGGCGGGCATGTCGGCGTACGTGATCGGGCACCACCACCAGCAGGACGTGTGGGTGGAGTATGACCTGGAGAACGGCCGCGTCGGCTTCGCGCCCGTGCGCTGCGACCTCGCCACCCAGCGCCTCGGCGTCCGACTATAA
- the LOC124702064 gene encoding uncharacterized protein LOC124702064 isoform X3, which yields MDRGGAGYGMPGKEEQQAAGSTNQKTESFEGCPIKKRKPQYDLNDTRLSSLKYKFQDRLAWQENETARTESLGGDGIFIDKNCDTDMVNGVKELDSCENTQSLLGGCIEVDSINGIESQSMRKRASASSSSSNNISSDAYSSFNSCGTKKTDSWVRPRLEHDHPGLMLQPYDDDIERMYDVMNELANGDGSVDHIMNEKLYSNGVDDFMILPAGKTGCHGEKKKLTIDQEFEQYFSKLML from the exons ATGGATCGCGGCGGAGCAGGTTACGGGATGCCCGGGAAGGAGGAGCAGCAGGCGGCGGGTTCCACCAACCAGAAGACCGAAAGCTTCGAAGGCTG TCCAATTAAGAAACGGAAGCCACAGTATGATCTTAATGATACAAGGCTGTCATCGCTGAAATACAAGTTCCAGGACCGTTTAGCTTGGCAGGAGAATGAGACTGCAAGAACAGAAAGCTTAGGAGGCGATGGCATTTTCATCGACAAGAATTGTGACACCGACATGGTCAATGGTGTTAAGGAATTGGACTCTTGTGAGAATACACAAAGCCTTCTAGGTGGGTGCATCGAAGTCGACTCCATAAATGGAATCGAAAGCCAATCTATGAGAAAACGGGCGTCTGCATCCAGCAGCTCAAGCAACAACATTTCATCTGACGCCTACAGTTCTTTCAATAGCTGTGGCACCAAAAAGACTGACAGCTGGGTGAGGCCACGCCTGGAGCATGATCACCCGGGTTTGATGCTGCAACCATACGATGATGACATTGAGAGGATGTATGATGTGATGAATGAGCTAGCAAATGGCGATGGTTCTGTAGATCATATCATGAATGAGAAGCTTTACTCGAACGGCGTCGATGATTTCATGATTTTGCCAGCAGGCAAGACTGGATGCCATG GTGAGAAGAAGAAGCTAACCATCGATCAAGAATTCGAGCAGTACTTTTCAAAGCTCATGCTTTAG
- the LOC124702064 gene encoding uncharacterized protein LOC124702064 isoform X2, with product MDRGGAGYGMPGKEEQQAAGSTNQKTESFEGCSSSVKKIYPIDSPIKKRKPQYDLNDTRLSSLKYKFQDRLAWQENETARTESLGGDGIFIDKNCDTDMVNGVKELDSCENTQSLLGGCIEVDSINGIESQSMRKRASASSSSSNNISSDAYSSFNSCGTKKTDSWVRPRLEHDHPGLMLQPYDDDIERMYDVMNELANGDGSVDHIMNEKLYSNGVDDFMILPAGKTGCHGEKKKLTIDQEFEQYFSKLML from the exons ATGGATCGCGGCGGAGCAGGTTACGGGATGCCCGGGAAGGAGGAGCAGCAGGCGGCGGGTTCCACCAACCAGAAGACCGAAAGCTTCGAAGGCTG TTCCAGTAGCGTGAAGAAGATTTACCCTATTGACAGTCCAATTAAGAAACGGAAGCCACAGTATGATCTTAATGATACAAGGCTGTCATCGCTGAAATACAAGTTCCAGGACCGTTTAGCTTGGCAGGAGAATGAGACTGCAAGAACAGAAAGCTTAGGAGGCGATGGCATTTTCATCGACAAGAATTGTGACACCGACATGGTCAATGGTGTTAAGGAATTGGACTCTTGTGAGAATACACAAAGCCTTCTAGGTGGGTGCATCGAAGTCGACTCCATAAATGGAATCGAAAGCCAATCTATGAGAAAACGGGCGTCTGCATCCAGCAGCTCAAGCAACAACATTTCATCTGACGCCTACAGTTCTTTCAATAGCTGTGGCACCAAAAAGACTGACAGCTGGGTGAGGCCACGCCTGGAGCATGATCACCCGGGTTTGATGCTGCAACCATACGATGATGACATTGAGAGGATGTATGATGTGATGAATGAGCTAGCAAATGGCGATGGTTCTGTAGATCATATCATGAATGAGAAGCTTTACTCGAACGGCGTCGATGATTTCATGATTTTGCCAGCAGGCAAGACTGGATGCCATG GTGAGAAGAAGAAGCTAACCATCGATCAAGAATTCGAGCAGTACTTTTCAAAGCTCATGCTTTAG
- the LOC124697895 gene encoding E3 ubiquitin-protein ligase SDIR1-like encodes MSFVFRGSRADIEAGGSPGFAPERRAMRIHAGGRPVNSNSLAFLVTVLVLFMVLSSHQMSPNFMLWLVLGVFLLATSLRMLATCQQLQAQAQAHAAAANGFLGRTELRVHVPPSIAVATRGRLQSLRLQLALLDREFDDLDYDALRALDADNSPHAHSMSEEEINTLPVFKYKFQAQQASTAARKSDGPSVPLVSSPGSGKEKKQDADGTSITPEDELTCSICLEEVVVGDLLRSLPCLHQFHVNCIDPWLRQQGTCPVCKRQVSDGWQAAGEVEVDASYMV; translated from the exons ATGAGCTTTGTGTTCCGGGGCAGCAGGGCTGACATCGAGGCCGGTGGCTCcccggggttcgccccggagcgccGTGCCATG CGGATTCATGCCGGAGGCCGGCCGGTGAACAGCAATTCCTTAGCTTTTCTTGTAACAG TTCTTGTTCTATTCATGGTACTAAGCTCGCACCAGATGTCTCCGAATTTTATG CTTTGGCTGGTGTTGGGTGTGTTCCTATTGGCCACCAGTCTTAGGATGCTGGCCACGTGCCAGCAGCTCCAAGCGCAGGCACAAGCACATGCTGCAGCCGCCAACGGCTTCCTTGGACGCACTGAGTTGCGGGTTCATGTCCCGCCAAGCATAGCCGTTGCTACGAGAGGCCGGTTGCAAAGTCTTAGACTTCAGCTTGCTCTGCTTGACCGCGAGTTTGATGATTTAG ATTATGATGCTCTTAGAGCTCTAGATGCCGACAATAGTCCACATGCTCATTCTATGAGTGAAGAAGAAATAAATACTCTTCCTGTTTTCAAATACAAATTTCAGGCGCAGCAGGCAAGCACCGCTGCCCGAAAAAG TGATGGACCATCTGTACCACTGGTTTCCTCTCCTGGATCTGGCAAGGAG AAAAAGCAAGATGCAGATGGAACCAGCATAACGCCAGAGGACGAGTTGACCTGCAGTATTTGCTTAGAGGAAGTTGTTGTGGGTGATCTATTGAGAAGCCTGCCATGCTTGCATCAG TTTCATGTGAACTGCATCGACCCGTGGTTGCGCCAACAAGGAACATGCCCGGTCTGCAAGCGCCAGGTGAGCGACGGGTGGCAGGCCGCTGGCGAAGTTGAAGTGGACGCCTCTTACATGGTGTAA
- the LOC124702063 gene encoding probable tRNA (guanine(26)-N(2))-dimethyltransferase 1, translated as MAEVEDKLKDYEIKKEGEAEILMLKSNAVFFNPVQVHNRDMSIAVLRTFVSKRKEEHEALLNKKNKSHKKGNQIETSVVNGDAALTSEHDKMDVVNEKEPNQATNEIEDASKEAKTPSWKVTRELKPPVVLEALAASGLRSLRYAREVDGLEKVVALDNDKASVEACKRNIKFNGSAAINKVEAHLADARVYMLTHPKEFDVVDLDPYGSPSVFLDSAVQAVADGGLLMCTATDLAVLCGTNGEVCYSKYGSYPVKGKYCHEMALRILLASIESHANRYKRYIVPVLSVFMDFYVRVFVRVFTSASEIKNTPLKLSYVYQCAGCDSFHLQSLGRTVTKNNSVKYAPGIGPVVPQECSDCGKKFNVGGPIWSAPIHDQDWVLSTLTDVRPMKDRYPAYNKITSVLTTVSEELHDFPLFFSLHSISGTVKCTSPSAVMFRSAVINAGYQISSSHVNPLGLKSDAPWEVIWDIMRCWVKNHPIKEQPHDTPGTAILSKSPQIEANFSRAVAALSKAQTKKVKRFLPNPESHWGPKVRAGRTITSKHISLLGAEAINGAIGHQEANGAVTTDKPASDTGGTVVTDEVNEPSTKRQKTSDGEQPTEP; from the exons ATGGCGGAAGTGGAGGATAAGCTCAAGGACTACGAGATCAAGAAGGAGGGCGAGGCTGAGATCCTCATGCTCAAGAGTAACGCCGTCTTCTTCAATCCCGTGCAG GTACACAACAGAGATATGTCCATTGCTGTTTTAAGGACATTTGTTTCCAAGCGAAAGGAAGAGCATGAAGCACTGCTGAATAAAAAGAATAAGTCGCATAAAAAAGGCAACCAGATTGAAACATCTGTTGTAAATGGAGATGCTGCGTTAACTAGCGAGCATGACAAAATGGACGTTGTCAATGAAAAGGAGCCAAATCAGGCTACAAATGAAATAGAAGATGCTTCAAAAGAAGCAAAGACACCTTCCTGGAAAGTAACCAGAGAGCTTAAGCCACCAGTTGTTCTTGAG GCTTTAGCTGCTTCTGGGTTGAGGTCTCTTCGATATGCTCGCGAAGTCGATGGATTAGAAAAGGTAGTTGCTCTGGACAATGATAAAG CCTCTGTTGAAGCTTGCAAGAGGAATATAAAGTTCAACGGGTCTGCTGCTATTAATAAGGTGGAAGCACACTTGGCTGATGCTCGAGTTTACATGCTCACACATCCAAAAGAATTTGATGTG GTTGATCTTGACCCTTACGGGTCACCATCTGTATTCCTCGACTCAGCTGTTCAGGCCGTTGCTGATGGTGGGCTGTTGATGTGCACAGCCACTGATTTGGCAGTTCTGTGTGGAACTAATGGAGAAGTTTGCTACTCCAA GTATGGTTCCTACCCAGTTAAAGGCAAGTATTGCCACGAAATGGCTTTGAGAATCCTCCTTGCGAGTATTGAG AGCCATGCAAATCGGTACAAGAGGTATATTGTGCCTGTTCTCTCTGTGTTCATGGACTTTTATGTCCGTGTATTTGTTCGAGTATTCAC TTCTGCGAGTGAAATAAAGAATACGCCCCTTAAACTTTCTTATGTATATCAATGTGCTGGTTGTGATTCTTTCCATCTTCAGTCCCTCGGGAGGACTGTTACAAAG AATAACAGCGTGAAGTATGCACCTGGTATTGGACCAGTTGTTCCTCAAGAGTGCAGTGACTGTGGAAAGAAATTTAATGTGGGTGGACCAATATGGTCCGCTCCTATTCATGATCAAGATTGGGTACTTTCCACGCTGACGGATGTTAGGCCAATGAAGGACAGATATCCTGCATACAACAAAATTACTTCAGTTCTAACTACTGTATCAGAG GAATTGCATGACTTTCCATTGTTTTTTAGTCTCCACAGCATATCTGGTACTGTCAAGTGCACATCTCCATCTGCAGTCATGTTCCGGTCAGCAGTTATAAATGCAGGATATCAGATCTCAAGCAGTCACGTTAATCCTCTTGGGCTGAAGTCTGATGCCCCTTGGGAAGTTATTTGGGACATCATGCGCTGCTGG GTGAAAAATCATCCTATCAAGGAACAACCGCATGACACTCCAGGCACGGCGATCCTTTCAAAATCGCCACAGATAGAG GCAAATTTCTCTAGAGCAGTTGCGGCCCTCAGCAAGGCTCAGACGAAGAAGGTGAAGCGGTTCCTTCCAAACCCAGAAAGCCACTGGGGCCCGAAGGTCAGGGCAGGTCGGACAATTACTAGCAAGCATATCTCTCTGTTAGGCGCAGAGGCTATCAATGGGGCTATTGGTCACCAGGAGGCCAATGGAGCGGTGACCACCGATAAGCCAGCTTCAGATACTGGAGGGACTGTTGTTACAGATGAAGTGAATGAACCTTCAACCAAACGCCAAAAAACCAGCGATGGTGAACAGCCTACCGAACCTTGA
- the LOC124702064 gene encoding uncharacterized protein LOC124702064 isoform X1, with translation MDRGGAGYGMPGKEEQQAAGSTNQKTESFEGCSSSSSVKKIYPIDSPIKKRKPQYDLNDTRLSSLKYKFQDRLAWQENETARTESLGGDGIFIDKNCDTDMVNGVKELDSCENTQSLLGGCIEVDSINGIESQSMRKRASASSSSSNNISSDAYSSFNSCGTKKTDSWVRPRLEHDHPGLMLQPYDDDIERMYDVMNELANGDGSVDHIMNEKLYSNGVDDFMILPAGKTGCHGEKKKLTIDQEFEQYFSKLML, from the exons ATGGATCGCGGCGGAGCAGGTTACGGGATGCCCGGGAAGGAGGAGCAGCAGGCGGCGGGTTCCACCAACCAGAAGACCGAAAGCTTCGAAGGCTG TTCCAGTTCCAGTAGCGTGAAGAAGATTTACCCTATTGACAGTCCAATTAAGAAACGGAAGCCACAGTATGATCTTAATGATACAAGGCTGTCATCGCTGAAATACAAGTTCCAGGACCGTTTAGCTTGGCAGGAGAATGAGACTGCAAGAACAGAAAGCTTAGGAGGCGATGGCATTTTCATCGACAAGAATTGTGACACCGACATGGTCAATGGTGTTAAGGAATTGGACTCTTGTGAGAATACACAAAGCCTTCTAGGTGGGTGCATCGAAGTCGACTCCATAAATGGAATCGAAAGCCAATCTATGAGAAAACGGGCGTCTGCATCCAGCAGCTCAAGCAACAACATTTCATCTGACGCCTACAGTTCTTTCAATAGCTGTGGCACCAAAAAGACTGACAGCTGGGTGAGGCCACGCCTGGAGCATGATCACCCGGGTTTGATGCTGCAACCATACGATGATGACATTGAGAGGATGTATGATGTGATGAATGAGCTAGCAAATGGCGATGGTTCTGTAGATCATATCATGAATGAGAAGCTTTACTCGAACGGCGTCGATGATTTCATGATTTTGCCAGCAGGCAAGACTGGATGCCATG GTGAGAAGAAGAAGCTAACCATCGATCAAGAATTCGAGCAGTACTTTTCAAAGCTCATGCTTTAG